The Paenibacillus dendritiformis region ATTCATTTTCTGCTGATATCATAAAATAGAACCGGATCCTTGTCAATGATTGGATCGGGAACCGGGTAATCGCCCAGCGGAAGAGCGGCGGTATGAGCGTACTGAAAGCGCTTGCCGCAATGTGTTCATTCATTTGCAAAAGGGGAAAGGAGATGGTTCCGATGCCGGGAGCGATCGTGCAGCTCATCCTATTTTTGGCCGTCACGGGACTCGGCGTCTACGCGTTCGCCAGAGCGGTCATTAACCGGTATATGTATGTCAAGCTGGGGCAGCCGGTGGAATGGGACGGGCGCGCGAAGCGCAATTTGCGCGACTTTGCGGTTCAAGTGTTCGGTCAGACGAAGCTGCTCAAGGACAGGAAGAGCGGTCTGATGCACATTGTCATTTTTTATGGGTTCATTATTTTGCAAGTCGGTGCGCTGGATATTATCTATAAAGGATTGTCCGGCCGCCCGCTTCCGATTCCCGGCTATGAGGCATTCGTGCTGCTGCAGGAAGTGACGGTGACGCTGGTGCTTATCGCCATGGGGTATGCCGCTTACCGCCGGTACGGCGAGAAGCTGGATCGGTTGAAGCGCGGATGGAAGCCGTCCATCGTCGTCTTCTTCATTTTCTCGCTCATGCTGTCGGTCTTGCTGACGATGTCGTTCGAGCGTCTTCTGGAAGGGAAGGACTTCTCGCCCTACGCGCCGATTGCGTCTCTCATCGCGATGCCGCTGGCCGGCATGACCCAGACCGCTGCAGAGGTGCTGTACATGGTATGCTGGTGGGCGCATCTGCTTATCTTGCTGGCATTTCTCGTTTATGTGCCGCAGAGCAAGCATTTTCATCTGTTATCGGCGCCGGTCAACCTGCTGCTGCGCCGCACGGATCCCGTCGGCCGCTTGCGGAAGCTCGATCTGGAGGATGAAGAAGCGGAATCATTCGGCACCGGCAAAGTGGAGGATTTCACCCAAAAGCAGCTGCTCGATCTATACGCTTGCGTCGAATGCGGACGCTGCACCAACGTCTGTCCGGCCGCGGGAACGGGCAAATGGCTGTCGCCCATGCACATGATCGTCAAGCTGCGCGATCATTTGACAGAGAAGGGAGCGGCCGTCACCTCGCGTTCGCCCTGGATTCCGTCCTTCGTCTTCTCATCGAACGGCACGCACGGCATGCGGGCCGACGGATTGGATCTCGGCGAGTGGCAGGGGGAGGGCGTGACCGACATCGGTCCGACGATGCGGGCGCAAGCCGCGGCGTGGCAGACGGCGGCAGACCGAGCTCCGGGCGAGCTGGAGCTGATCGGCGACGTCATGTCGGAAGCCGAGCTCTGGGCGTGCACGACGTGCCGCAATTGCGAAGACCAATGCCCTGTCGGCAATGAGCACGTCGACAAGATCGTCGACATGCGCCGTTATCTCGTACTGACGCAGGGAAGCATGCCGCATGATGGACAGCGGGCGCTGCAAAATATCGAGCGCCAGGGCAATCCGTGGGGAATCAGCCGCAGCGACCGGGTGAAATGGGTGCGTGAGGTCGATCCCGAAGGCATGCTGCATGTTCCGACCGTGAAGGAGAACCCGGAATTCGACATCCTGCTGTTCGTCGGCTCGATGGGCTCGTACGACAACCGCAGCCGCAAGGTGACGCGCTCGCTCGTGCGGCTGATGAACGAGGCCGGCGTGAACTTCGCCATCCTCGGCAACGAGGAGAAGAACTCGGGCGATACCCCGCGGCGCATGGGCAATGAATTTTTGTTCCAGCAGCTGTGCGAGGAGAATATCGCCACATTCCGGAAATACAACGTGCGCAAGATCGTTACGGCCTGTCCGCATACTTACAACACGTTGAAAAATGAATATCCCGAATTCGGCCTGGAAGCCGAAGTTCTGCATCATAGCGAGCTGCTTGACGAGCTGGTTCGCACCGGGAAGCTGGTTCCGCGCCATGAGGTGGAGGAACGCATTACGTATCACGATTCCTGTTATCTGGGGCGTTACAACGGCGTCTACGAACAGCCGCGCAACGTATTGCGGGCCATCCGGGGAGTCACGCTGCTGGAGATGGAGCGCAGCCGCGAGAACGGCATGTGCTGCGGGGCCGGGGGCGGCATGATGTGGATGGAGGAGACGGCAGGCAAGCGCGTCAACCTGGCCCGCACGGAGCAGGCGCTCGCCACGAAGCCGACCGTCATTTCCTCGGCTTGCCCGTACTGCCTGACGATGATGGAAGACGGCACGAAGCTGCTGGAGGCGGAGGAAACCGTGCAGACGCGCGACATCGCTGAAATTTTGGAGCTGGCCGTATTCGGTTCCGTGAAATCGGACGACAGGCAGCCGGTTTCCGTGTAAAGGGATGACACAAAGCATCTTTTTATCATTGAAATTCATGGAAACTAGCGGAAGTGATCGAAAGCTAACAAACAACCTCTTCTAATGTAATCGCACAAAACAACCTCTAAGATGCAACACCGCCAATACTATCGCCAACCAAGACCTACCCAATATAACCATTCATCTATGCGTCAACATCATGCATACCCAAGTACCTGCTTCAGCAGGGGCATCCAGAGCAAGCCAACCGCATATCAACGTTGTTCTCATCATGTGAAAACAGACCATTTCAATTTGGGAGGGATCTCGCATATGGTTCAACCGATTCAACGCGCCGCCGTCATCGGCTCCGGCGTTATGGGAGCGGCCATCGCCGCCCACTTGGCAGGCGCGGGCATTCACTGTCTCTTGCTTGACCTCGTGCCAGCCCAGCTCACCGAAGCAGAGGCGAAGAAGGGGCTCACGCTCGAGCATCCCGCTGTACGCAACCGTCTGGCCGTTGACGCCATCGCACGCTTGAAGAAGACGAAGCCGGCGCCGCTGTACAGCGAGGCATTCACGGCACGGATTACGCCGGGCAATCTGGAGGACGATCTGCCGAAGCTGGCCGGCGTCGATTGGATTATCGAGGTCGTCGTCGAACGGCTCGATGTCAAGCGCGAACTGCTCGGACGCATCGAAAAAGTATGGAAGCCGGGCACCATCGTGTCGTCGAACACCTCGGGCATATCCATCAATGACATGGCCGCTTCCTGCGGCGCGGAATTCAAGCGGCATTTTTTAGGCACTCATTTCTTCAATCCGCCGCGTTATATGAAGCTGCTGGAGATTATTCCGGGAGAGACGACCGATCCGGAGATCGTGTCATACATGCACGAGTTCTGCGAGCGCCGGCTGGGCAAAGGCGTCGTCGTGGCCAAAGACACGCCCAACTTCATTGCGAACCGCATCGGCACCTACGGTTTGCTCGTGACGCTGCGCAACATGCTGGAAGTTGGATACACCGTGGAGGAAGTCGACGCCGTCACCGGGCCAGCCTTGGGGCGGCCGAAGAGCGCTACCTTCCGCACGCTCGATCTGGTCGGGCTCGACACGTTCGTGCATGTGGCGGCCAATGTGCACGGGCAGACGGCGGCGACGGCGGAGAAGGATGTGTTCAGCGCTCCTGATGTGCTGGGCAGCATGGTGGAACGGGGCTGGATTGGCGAGAAGCAGGGCCAGGGCTTCTATAAGAAAGTGAAGACGGATTCCGGCACGCAGATCCAGGCGCTCCGCTTCGACACGATGGAATACGAGCCGGTGCGGAAAGTATCTTCCGCTTCGCTCGAAGCGGCCAAGTCCGTCAAGGGAGCCGGCAACAAAATCAAGGCCCTGCTCGGCACGAAGGATCGGTATTCCGACCTTGGCTGGAATACGCTGAAGCCGGTGCTGCTCTATGCGGCGCACAAGCTGAGCGAAATCGCCGATTCGATCGCCGACATCGACAACGCGATGAAGTGGGGCTTCAACTGGGAGCTCGGCCCGTTCGAGGTATGGGACGCGATCGGCTTGAAGACGGCTGCCGAACGGATGGAGGCCGAGGGCGACGTGCTGCCGGACTGGGTCCGCAGCTGGATTGACGCGGGGCACACCAGCTTCTATGAGCAGCGGAACGACCAACGATTCTACGCTCATGGCGGGGCGTGGAGCGAGCTGGAAACGCCGGCGGAGCATATTTCGCTGCAGCGGCTCAAGCAGCAGAACAAGGTCGTGCTGTCCAACCCGGGCGCGAGCTTGATCGATATCGGCGACGGGGTCGCGTGTCTGGAATTCCATTCGCCGAATAACGCCATCGGGGCGGACATCCTGACGATGATTCAGCAGAGCGTGGAGGAAGTGCGCCGCAACTACCGCGGGCTCGTCGTCGCGAATGAAGGCCGCCACTTCTGCGTCGGCGCGAATGTGATGCTGCTTCTGATGGAGGCCCAGGAAGAGGAATGGGATGAGATTGATCTCATCATCCGCCAGTTCCAGAATACGATGCTGACGCTGAAAAGACTGGAAAAACCGGTCGTGGCGGCGCCGCATCAGATGACGCTCGGCGGAGGCGTGGAGGCGTGCCTGCCGGCCGACAAGATCATTTTCTCGGCGGAGACGTACTTCGGTCTGGTCGAGACGGGGGTCGGCCTCATTCCGGCGGGCGGAGGCTGCAAGGAGATGGCGCTGCGCTCCAGCCGGATGGCGGGCAGCACGGATGCGGATTTGCAGGCGTTCGTGAACAGCTATTTCGAGACGATCGCGATGGCGAAGGTCTCGACAAGCGGCCATGACACGAAGCGGCTCGGGTATATGGGTCCGCAAGATTCAGTCATTATCAATCAAGACCGCCGCGTCTACGAGGCGAAGATGGCCGTGCTGGAAATGGATCGCGCTGGATACGAGCCGCCGGAAGAGGAGCGCATCCGCGTCGTCGGCGAACCGGGGAAGGCAGTGATGCAGCTTGGCGCCTATACGATGCAGCTTGGCAACTACATCTCGGATCATGATCGGCTGATCGCCAACAAGCTGGCACATGTGCTGGCGGGGGGCAACGTGCCGGCGAACAGCCTGGTCAGCGAGCAGTATATGCTCGATCTGGAGCGCGAAGCCTTCCTGAGCCTGTGCGGCGAGCCCAAGACGCAGGCGCGGATGCAGCATATGCTCGCCAAGGGCAAGCCGCTGCGCAATTAATGTCCTTCCACACTATGAAATGAGGGGAGATCGCAATGAAAGAGGCAGTCATTGTATCGATGGCGCGCACGCCAGTCGGCAGAGCCAAGAAGGGGAGCCTCGCGCAGACGCGCGCCGAGGACCTGGGACGCATCGTATTGGAAGAGGCTGTCCGGCGCGCGCCGGGCTTGAACAAGTCGGACGTCGAGGACGTCATCCTCGGCTGCGCCATGCCGGAAGGCGAGCAAGGCTTGAATATGGCGCGCATCATCTCGCTGTATGCCGGTTATCCGGATACGGTGCCGGCCGCGACGATTAACCGGTTCTGCGCTTCGGGGCTGCAATCGATCGCGTTCGCGGCGGAACGAATTATGGCAGGGGGCGCGGATACGATCGTCGCTGGCGGCGTAGAAAGCATGAGCGCGGTGCCGATGACCGGGTTCAAGCTGGCCCCGCACCCGAAGATGGTGTCTGATATGCCGGAGGTCTACATGGGCATGGGATATACGGCGGAAAATGTGGCGAAGCGGTTCGGCATCAGCCGCGAAGAGCAGGATCGCTTCGCGGCGGACAGCCATCGCAAGGCGGCAGCCGCTATCGCCGCAGGGAAATTCCGCGACGAGATCGTGCCTGTCGCCACGGTGCAGAAAGGGGTCGGCAGCGACGGGCGGCCGTGGGAGAAGGAGATCTCGTTCGACATGGACGAATGCGTCCGCCCGGATACGACGGAGGAGGTGCTCGCCAAGCTGAGGCCGGCATTCGCTCTCGGAGGCAGCGTCACGGCGGGCAACAGCTCGCCGATGAACGACGGGGCGGCGGCCTGCGTGCTGATGAGCGCCGAGCGGGCCCAGGAGCTCGGGCTGAAGCCGCTCGCGGCGTTCCGCAGCTTCGCCCTTGCCGGCGTGGCGCCCGACATTATGGGCGTCGGACCTGTCGAAGCGATTCCGAAGGCGCTGCGCAAGGCCGGCATTACGCTGGATCAGGTCGAGCTGATCGAGCTGAATGAAGCGTTCGCCTCGCAATGCTTGCAGATTATCCGTCAACTGGAGCTGGATGAGAGCAAGGTCAACGTCAACGGCGGTGCGATTGCGCTCGGCCATCCGCTCGGCTGCACGGGCTCGAAGCTGACGGCGACGCTGGTCCATGAGCTGCGCCGCCGGGGCGGCGGCTATGGCGTCGTCTCGATGTGCATCGGCGGCGGGATGGGGGCCGCAGGCGTGTTTGAAGTATTTGCCTAAATCACGGAGGAGGTTGTTCAAAAAGGCCGCTTCGAGTTCCTGCAACCTTCTCGGTGCCGAAAACCGGCCTTTTTGAACTCACATTAAAATGAGAAAGGAAGATAACGATGACTGTATTGGATCAGAAAATCAAAGGCGGCAGCTTTGTCATTGATGATATCGCGCCGGATGCGATCGTGACGCCGGAAGATTTCACCGAAGAGCAGCGCATGATGATGGATACGACTCGCGATTATGTGGAAGGAGAGGTGCTGCCGAACGACGAAGCGATCGAGAAGCTGAACTATGATCTGACGGTGAAGCTGATGCGCAAGGCCGGCGAGCTCGGCTTGCTCGGCGCCGACATTCCGGAAGAATACGGCGGCCTGGGGCTCGACAAGGTCAGCTCCACGCTGATCGGCGAGACGCTGACGAAGGCGTCGGCCTTCGCGCTCTCCATCGGCGCGCATGTCGGCATCGGCACGCTGCCGATCGTGTTCTTCGGCACGCCGGCGCAGAAGAGCAAATATTTGCCTGACCTCGCGACAGGGGCCAAAATTGCCGCTTACTGCCTCACCGAACCGTCATCCGGCTCGGATGCGCTGAGCGCCAAGACGACGGCGAAGCTGTCGGAGGACGGCAGCCACTATGTACTCAATGGTTCCAAAATCTTCATCACAAATGCAGGCTTCGCCGATATCTTCATCGTGTATGCGAAGGTGGATGGCAAGGACTTCACCGCCTTCATCGTCGAAAAAGGCATGGAGGGCTTTACGATCGGACCGGAAGAGAAGAAGATGGGGATTAAAGGCTCTTCCACCTGCCCGCTCTTTTTCGAGGATGTCAAGGTTCCGGTGGAGAATGTGCTCGGCGAGATCGGCCGCGGCCACGTCATCGCGTTCAATATTTTGAACATCGGCCGCTTCAAGCTCGGCGCGGGTTGTCTCGGCGCGTCGAAGGAGGCAATCGAGCTGAGCGTGAAATACGCGAACGAGCGCAAGCAGTTCGGCAAGGCGCTCACTTCCTTCCCGCTTATCGGCAATAAGCTGGCGGATATGAACATTGCGACCTATGTGACGGAATCGATGGTATACCGGACGTCCGGCCTGGTGGATTCTGCGCTCAAGGATATCGATCATATGCAGCCGGATTCGGGCCAACTGATGGCCAAGGCGATTGCCGAGTACGCGCTGGAATGCTCGATTAATAAAGTATTCGCGTCCGAGGCGCTTGATTTCGTCGCGGATGAAGGCGTACAAATTCACGGTGGCTACGGCTTCACGCAAGAATACAAAATCGAGCGCATTTACCGCGACTCGCGTATCAACCGCATTTTTGAAGGCACGAACGAGATCAATCGCCTGCTTATTCCGGGCATGCTGCTCAAAAAGGCGGCCAAAGGCGAGCTTCCGCTTATGCAAAAGGCACAGGCGCTGCAAGCCGAGCTGATGTCGATCGTCACGATGCCGGATTCGGGCGAAGCGATGGCCCTGGAAGGACATCTGGTCTCGATGTCGAAAAAGGTATTTCTCATGGTCGGCGGTCTGGCGGCACAAAAATACGGCACGTCGCTTGAGCAGCAGCAGGAAATCTTGAGCAACCTCGCCGATCTGATGATCCTCGTCTATGCGATGGAGAGCGCCCTGCTGCGCACGCGCAAGCTGAGCGCGAAGAGCGGCGAGGAGAAGGCGAAGCTCGCCATGCAGATGACGTCCGTCTATGTGCATGAGACGCTCGCCGATATCGAGCGCATCGCCAAGAGCACGCTGGCGGCGATGGAATCCGGCGACATGCTGCGCACGCAGCTCTCGATTCTGAAAAAACTGACGAAAAGCTCACCGATCGACGCAATCAGCATCAAGCGTGATATCGCGGCACGTGTCATCCAAGCGGAAAAATACGCGGTCTCGTAATACGCGGGGGCATTCCCCGCGAGGAAGGGATGGTTAGGTATGCCATTGGAGAAGCCATGGCTCCGTCATTACCCGCAGGAAATTGACCCGACGTATCAGTACCCGCGACATAACGTCGCTCAATTTTTAATCGATGCGGCGCGGGATTATCCCGATCGTCCCGCGCTCGAATTCATGGGTAAGCAGCTGCGGTATGAACGGCTGCTGGAGGAGAGCTGCCGCTTCGCCAATGCGCTTGCGCGCCTTGGCGTCGGCCGCGGGGAGCGGGTGGCGATAATGCTGCCCAACTGCCCGCAGACCGTCATCGCCTATTACGGCACGCTGATGGCCGGCTGCATTGCCGTGCTCACCAATCCGCTCTACAAGGAGCGTGAGGTGGAGCTGCAGCTGGCCGATTCCGGCGCCGCGGCGATCGTGACGCTTGACGCCCTGTATCCGCGGGTGCGCGCCGTAATGGCGCGTACCCGGCTGCGTCATGTCATCGTGACGTCCATCAAGGATTACTTGCCGTTTCCGAAAAATATGCTCTACCCGATCAAAGCGAAACGGAGCGGCCATGCGGTCGAGGTGGAGTACGGCGAACAGGTCCATGCCTTCGCCTCCCTGCTGAAAAGCGTTCCGCCCTGGTTCACCTGTGTCGAGGTCGACCCGGAGCAAGACCTGGCACTGCTGCAGTATACTGGAGGAACCACGAGCACGCCCAAGGGCGTGATGCTGACTCACGGCAACTTGGTTGCCAATACGATACAATCGGGCGCCTGGTTCTATAAGGTGAAGCGGGGGGAAGAGATTTTTTTGGGAGCGCTTCCTTTTTTCCATGTGTTCGGCATGACCGTATTGATGAATCTATGCACGCTCTGCCGGGGAATGAACGTGCTCGTGCCGAAGTTCGAGCCTGCCGAGGTGCTGCGCATCATCCATCGGCTGCGACCGACGGTGTTCCCGGGAGCGCCGACGATGTACATTGGGCTCATCAATCATCCCGATCTGCACAAATATGATCTGTCTTCCATCCGCACGTGCATCAGCGGCGCCTCTTCGCTGCCGCTTGACGTGCAGGAGAGGTTCGAGGAGCTGACCGGCTGCGTGCTCATTGAAGGCTATGGCTTGACCGAAGCTTCGCCGATTACGCATGCGAATCTGTTGTGGGGCAAGCGCAAGCACGGCTCCATCGGGATTCCGTTCCCGGACACCGAGGCGAGGATCGTGGACGCGGAATCGGGAGAAGAGTTGGCCGAGGGCGAGGTCGGAGAGCTTGTTGTTCGCGGCCCGCAAGTGATGAAGGGATATTGGAACAGGCCGGAGGAGACGATGAAGGCGCTTCGGGACGGCTGGCTGTTCACCGGCGATTTGGGGCGGCAGGACGAGGACGGTTTTTTCTCGATTGTCGATCGGAAAAAAGATCTGATCATCGCCGGCGGCTTCAACATTTATCCGCGCGAGGTGGAGGAAGTGCTATTCGAGCATCCGAACGTGCAGGAAGCTGTCGTGGTCGGCATGCCCGATGCGTACCGGGGAGAGACGGTCAAGGCTTATATCGTGCCGCGCGCCGGAAGCACGCTGACAGCAGAAGAGCTCAATGTCTGGTGCCGAGAGCGGCTCGCTTCCTTCAAGGTGCCGCGCCAATACGAATTCCGCAGCGAGCTGCCGAAGACGATTGCCGGCAAGGTGCTGCGCCGCAAGCTGCTTGAGGAAGAAGAGCTGCTGCTGAAACGGTAAATGCCGGCCGGCCGCCGCAATGGCAATGAACGAAGGAACGGCGGAGGTGAGAAAAAATGAAGCGACAATCGGCAACCCCCGCGTCCATTGGCGGCGTGCCGCTTGAACAGCTGTTCGAGCAAGTACGGGGCACCTTCTGGGACTATCTTGGGTGCGAGGTGGTCACGGCCGAGCCCGGCAAGGTCGTCCTGAAGCTGGATGCCGGGCGGCATCATATGAATGCCATCAACATCGTGCATGGCGGCGTGGTGTCCTCCCTGCTCGACAACGCCATGGGCTTGGCCACGATGCTGGCTCGTCCCGGGGAGAATACGGTGACATCGAACTTGAACGTTCACTTCGTTGCACCGCTGCATGAGGGCGAGCTGCGCGTCACG contains the following coding sequences:
- a CDS encoding acyl-CoA dehydrogenase family protein codes for the protein MTVLDQKIKGGSFVIDDIAPDAIVTPEDFTEEQRMMMDTTRDYVEGEVLPNDEAIEKLNYDLTVKLMRKAGELGLLGADIPEEYGGLGLDKVSSTLIGETLTKASAFALSIGAHVGIGTLPIVFFGTPAQKSKYLPDLATGAKIAAYCLTEPSSGSDALSAKTTAKLSEDGSHYVLNGSKIFITNAGFADIFIVYAKVDGKDFTAFIVEKGMEGFTIGPEEKKMGIKGSSTCPLFFEDVKVPVENVLGEIGRGHVIAFNILNIGRFKLGAGCLGASKEAIELSVKYANERKQFGKALTSFPLIGNKLADMNIATYVTESMVYRTSGLVDSALKDIDHMQPDSGQLMAKAIAEYALECSINKVFASEALDFVADEGVQIHGGYGFTQEYKIERIYRDSRINRIFEGTNEINRLLIPGMLLKKAAKGELPLMQKAQALQAELMSIVTMPDSGEAMALEGHLVSMSKKVFLMVGGLAAQKYGTSLEQQQEILSNLADLMILVYAMESALLRTRKLSAKSGEEKAKLAMQMTSVYVHETLADIERIAKSTLAAMESGDMLRTQLSILKKLTKSSPIDAISIKRDIAARVIQAEKYAVS
- a CDS encoding (Fe-S)-binding protein produces the protein MPGAIVQLILFLAVTGLGVYAFARAVINRYMYVKLGQPVEWDGRAKRNLRDFAVQVFGQTKLLKDRKSGLMHIVIFYGFIILQVGALDIIYKGLSGRPLPIPGYEAFVLLQEVTVTLVLIAMGYAAYRRYGEKLDRLKRGWKPSIVVFFIFSLMLSVLLTMSFERLLEGKDFSPYAPIASLIAMPLAGMTQTAAEVLYMVCWWAHLLILLAFLVYVPQSKHFHLLSAPVNLLLRRTDPVGRLRKLDLEDEEAESFGTGKVEDFTQKQLLDLYACVECGRCTNVCPAAGTGKWLSPMHMIVKLRDHLTEKGAAVTSRSPWIPSFVFSSNGTHGMRADGLDLGEWQGEGVTDIGPTMRAQAAAWQTAADRAPGELELIGDVMSEAELWACTTCRNCEDQCPVGNEHVDKIVDMRRYLVLTQGSMPHDGQRALQNIERQGNPWGISRSDRVKWVREVDPEGMLHVPTVKENPEFDILLFVGSMGSYDNRSRKVTRSLVRLMNEAGVNFAILGNEEKNSGDTPRRMGNEFLFQQLCEENIATFRKYNVRKIVTACPHTYNTLKNEYPEFGLEAEVLHHSELLDELVRTGKLVPRHEVEERITYHDSCYLGRYNGVYEQPRNVLRAIRGVTLLEMERSRENGMCCGAGGGMMWMEETAGKRVNLARTEQALATKPTVISSACPYCLTMMEDGTKLLEAEETVQTRDIAEILELAVFGSVKSDDRQPVSV
- a CDS encoding PaaI family thioesterase; translated protein: MKRQSATPASIGGVPLEQLFEQVRGTFWDYLGCEVVTAEPGKVVLKLDAGRHHMNAINIVHGGVVSSLLDNAMGLATMLARPGENTVTSNLNVHFVAPLHEGELRVTADIVHETRRSITCTGQVFGADGKLGSLATATFRVI
- a CDS encoding acetyl-CoA C-acyltransferase, which produces MKEAVIVSMARTPVGRAKKGSLAQTRAEDLGRIVLEEAVRRAPGLNKSDVEDVILGCAMPEGEQGLNMARIISLYAGYPDTVPAATINRFCASGLQSIAFAAERIMAGGADTIVAGGVESMSAVPMTGFKLAPHPKMVSDMPEVYMGMGYTAENVAKRFGISREEQDRFAADSHRKAAAAIAAGKFRDEIVPVATVQKGVGSDGRPWEKEISFDMDECVRPDTTEEVLAKLRPAFALGGSVTAGNSSPMNDGAAACVLMSAERAQELGLKPLAAFRSFALAGVAPDIMGVGPVEAIPKALRKAGITLDQVELIELNEAFASQCLQIIRQLELDESKVNVNGGAIALGHPLGCTGSKLTATLVHELRRRGGGYGVVSMCIGGGMGAAGVFEVFA
- a CDS encoding long-chain-fatty-acid--CoA ligase encodes the protein MPLEKPWLRHYPQEIDPTYQYPRHNVAQFLIDAARDYPDRPALEFMGKQLRYERLLEESCRFANALARLGVGRGERVAIMLPNCPQTVIAYYGTLMAGCIAVLTNPLYKEREVELQLADSGAAAIVTLDALYPRVRAVMARTRLRHVIVTSIKDYLPFPKNMLYPIKAKRSGHAVEVEYGEQVHAFASLLKSVPPWFTCVEVDPEQDLALLQYTGGTTSTPKGVMLTHGNLVANTIQSGAWFYKVKRGEEIFLGALPFFHVFGMTVLMNLCTLCRGMNVLVPKFEPAEVLRIIHRLRPTVFPGAPTMYIGLINHPDLHKYDLSSIRTCISGASSLPLDVQERFEELTGCVLIEGYGLTEASPITHANLLWGKRKHGSIGIPFPDTEARIVDAESGEELAEGEVGELVVRGPQVMKGYWNRPEETMKALRDGWLFTGDLGRQDEDGFFSIVDRKKDLIIAGGFNIYPREVEEVLFEHPNVQEAVVVGMPDAYRGETVKAYIVPRAGSTLTAEELNVWCRERLASFKVPRQYEFRSELPKTIAGKVLRRKLLEEEELLLKR
- a CDS encoding 3-hydroxyacyl-CoA dehydrogenase/enoyl-CoA hydratase family protein, translated to MVQPIQRAAVIGSGVMGAAIAAHLAGAGIHCLLLDLVPAQLTEAEAKKGLTLEHPAVRNRLAVDAIARLKKTKPAPLYSEAFTARITPGNLEDDLPKLAGVDWIIEVVVERLDVKRELLGRIEKVWKPGTIVSSNTSGISINDMAASCGAEFKRHFLGTHFFNPPRYMKLLEIIPGETTDPEIVSYMHEFCERRLGKGVVVAKDTPNFIANRIGTYGLLVTLRNMLEVGYTVEEVDAVTGPALGRPKSATFRTLDLVGLDTFVHVAANVHGQTAATAEKDVFSAPDVLGSMVERGWIGEKQGQGFYKKVKTDSGTQIQALRFDTMEYEPVRKVSSASLEAAKSVKGAGNKIKALLGTKDRYSDLGWNTLKPVLLYAAHKLSEIADSIADIDNAMKWGFNWELGPFEVWDAIGLKTAAERMEAEGDVLPDWVRSWIDAGHTSFYEQRNDQRFYAHGGAWSELETPAEHISLQRLKQQNKVVLSNPGASLIDIGDGVACLEFHSPNNAIGADILTMIQQSVEEVRRNYRGLVVANEGRHFCVGANVMLLLMEAQEEEWDEIDLIIRQFQNTMLTLKRLEKPVVAAPHQMTLGGGVEACLPADKIIFSAETYFGLVETGVGLIPAGGGCKEMALRSSRMAGSTDADLQAFVNSYFETIAMAKVSTSGHDTKRLGYMGPQDSVIINQDRRVYEAKMAVLEMDRAGYEPPEEERIRVVGEPGKAVMQLGAYTMQLGNYISDHDRLIANKLAHVLAGGNVPANSLVSEQYMLDLEREAFLSLCGEPKTQARMQHMLAKGKPLRN